In the Clostridium gelidum genome, AAAACTACATCATGCCATGTCTTATTATCCATCTTTGCTATTTTCTCTCTTATACCAACAATTCTAAAACCACATTTTTTATGCAATTCTATACTAGCTTCATTTTCACTTATAATACCAGATTGCAAAGTCCAAAATCCATTTTTCTCGGATTCTTCTATTACTGTTTTAAGAAGAGCTTTTCCAACACCAATTCCTCTAAATTTTTCTCCAATATATACGCTTACTTCTGCAACTCCCATATAAACACATCTACTTGAAGTTTTACTT is a window encoding:
- a CDS encoding GNAT family N-acetyltransferase, with translation MDYKIDKMKNADWEQVSKIYLEGINTKKATFQTQVPTFEEWDSGHVESCRLVARSEQGNVLGWVSLSKTSSRCVYMGVAEVSVYIGEKFRGIGVGKALLKTVIEESEKNGFWTLQSGIISENEASIELHKKCGFRIVGIREKIAKMDNKTWHDVVFMERRSNLV